From Verrucomicrobiales bacterium, a single genomic window includes:
- a CDS encoding PQQ-binding-like beta-propeller repeat protein, which translates to MTLRSLERLSLGLAVVALSVLSSQLEAGDWTQWGGSRADGHADPMRVPVQWGESKNVTWKTTIPGRGWSSPVIFGDQIWMTSAFETPVKPEDRERRLKASTADQPLTLVQRLDLHAIAVDRQTGKVLHQIPLLTQEEPQGVHQLNSYASPTPVIERDRLYCHFGAFGTACVDTKKGRVLWTNTTLRIQHENGPGSSPVVWKDLVIFHMDGSDQQYIAALNKHTGQVAWKTDRSGKMPDHPQLKKAYGTPLVMQIGGREQLISEASDWVYSYDPATGKELWKLSLGVSGFSQSARMVVGHNRIFMSTGFMRPEMIAVDYARSANPEIAWRYSKGAPTMVSPILVGDELYFLSDSGGMLTCVDAHSGKEHYRERLGGNHSASPILADGRLYIPNREGITTVVKPGKTYEALATNSLPGKIMATPAMVDGSIFIRTDTALYRIEE; encoded by the coding sequence ATGACCCTACGATCACTCGAGCGACTGAGCCTCGGTCTCGCAGTTGTCGCACTCTCGGTTCTTTCATCCCAACTCGAAGCCGGTGACTGGACCCAATGGGGAGGATCCCGAGCCGATGGGCATGCGGACCCGATGCGGGTCCCGGTACAGTGGGGCGAGTCGAAAAACGTGACGTGGAAGACCACCATCCCCGGTCGCGGTTGGTCCTCACCCGTCATCTTCGGCGACCAGATTTGGATGACGTCCGCTTTCGAGACTCCCGTGAAGCCGGAGGATCGGGAGCGGCGGCTGAAGGCCAGCACCGCAGACCAACCACTGACCCTCGTACAGCGTTTGGATCTTCATGCGATCGCCGTGGACCGTCAGACCGGAAAGGTCCTCCATCAAATTCCCCTACTCACCCAAGAAGAGCCCCAAGGCGTCCATCAGCTCAACAGCTACGCTTCCCCCACCCCGGTCATCGAACGAGATCGGCTGTATTGCCACTTTGGCGCCTTTGGAACGGCCTGCGTCGACACCAAGAAGGGACGCGTGCTATGGACCAACACCACCCTTCGAATCCAGCATGAGAACGGGCCCGGCAGCTCACCGGTGGTGTGGAAGGACCTGGTGATTTTCCACATGGATGGCAGCGATCAGCAGTACATCGCGGCGTTGAACAAACACACCGGCCAAGTGGCCTGGAAGACCGATCGCTCCGGCAAAATGCCCGACCATCCCCAACTGAAGAAGGCCTATGGCACTCCCCTGGTGATGCAGATCGGGGGGCGCGAGCAGCTTATTTCCGAAGCGTCCGACTGGGTCTATAGCTATGATCCGGCCACGGGCAAGGAACTGTGGAAGCTCAGCCTGGGGGTTTCGGGCTTTTCGCAGTCGGCCCGGATGGTCGTGGGACACAACCGAATCTTCATGAGCACCGGGTTTATGCGACCGGAAATGATTGCCGTCGACTATGCCCGGAGCGCCAACCCTGAGATCGCGTGGCGATATTCCAAGGGAGCCCCCACGATGGTCTCGCCGATTTTGGTGGGAGACGAACTCTACTTCCTGAGCGATTCAGGCGGCATGCTGACCTGTGTGGATGCGCACTCCGGCAAAGAGCACTACCGCGAACGCCTGGGCGGCAATCATAGTGCCAGCCCGATCTTGGCCGACGGCCGATTGTATATTCCGAATCGCGAAGGCATCACCACTGTGGTCAAACCCGGGAAAACCTACGAGGCGCTCGCGACCAATTCGCTCCCGGGAAAAATCATGGCTACGCCAGCGATGGTCGATGGATCCATCTTCATTCGAACCGACACCGCGCTTTATCGGATTGAGGAGTGA
- a CDS encoding DUF1552 domain-containing protein, producing the protein MKAPHLALRQPVNRRTFLRGVGIALSLPLLETMSPTFAWAARREAEQTPGGKPRRMFGICNNLGLLPEHFFPKEAGNGYALSPYLELLKEHRERFTVFSGVSHPEVDGGHPADNCFLTAAPHPGSGGFRNTISLDQYIGERIGHLTRFPSLTLGVNVQQGLRSLSWTGSGVLIPCEERASDVFRRMFLQGSREETEAQVRKLETGKSILDAVAGQARSLQKTVGPRDRERLDQYFTSVRDLEQRMQMSREWEDRPKPQVSASVPLDPASPKAYMDKVKVMYDMVRLAFETDSTRSVSLLLDSVNSPAIEFGDVKTNDGYHNLSHHGKSKEKLAQLKSIDEWHMKLLADLFGQLAAVQEDGEPLLNRTMIVYGSNLGNANTHVTTNMPVLFAGGGFKHGRHVAFDTAHNYPLPNLFVSMLQRLGLETDRFASSTGTMRGLEMS; encoded by the coding sequence ATGAAAGCACCACACCTCGCCCTTCGTCAGCCTGTCAACCGGCGCACCTTTCTACGCGGAGTCGGGATTGCCCTCTCCCTGCCGCTTCTGGAAACCATGTCGCCAACCTTCGCGTGGGCAGCCCGCCGAGAAGCCGAGCAGACCCCCGGTGGGAAACCCCGTCGGATGTTTGGTATATGCAATAATCTCGGGCTCCTGCCGGAACACTTTTTTCCGAAGGAAGCCGGCAATGGCTACGCCCTCTCGCCGTACTTGGAGCTGCTGAAGGAGCATCGGGAACGATTCACGGTGTTCAGCGGAGTCTCGCATCCGGAAGTCGATGGCGGCCATCCGGCCGACAACTGTTTCCTCACCGCCGCGCCTCATCCCGGCAGTGGCGGGTTTCGCAATACCATCTCGCTCGATCAATATATCGGGGAACGTATCGGACATCTAACCCGGTTCCCCTCGCTGACTTTGGGAGTCAATGTGCAGCAGGGATTGCGCAGCCTCTCCTGGACCGGATCGGGCGTTCTGATCCCTTGCGAGGAGCGCGCCTCGGATGTCTTCCGGCGCATGTTTCTGCAGGGGTCGCGCGAGGAAACCGAAGCGCAGGTGCGCAAGCTGGAAACCGGCAAGAGCATTCTCGACGCCGTGGCGGGTCAGGCTCGAAGCTTGCAGAAGACGGTTGGCCCTCGGGATCGCGAGCGGTTGGATCAGTACTTTACGAGCGTGCGTGACTTAGAGCAGCGCATGCAGATGTCGCGTGAGTGGGAGGATCGTCCCAAGCCTCAGGTGTCGGCATCCGTTCCTCTCGATCCAGCCAGCCCCAAGGCTTACATGGACAAAGTGAAGGTTATGTACGACATGGTGCGACTGGCCTTCGAGACCGACTCCACTCGGTCAGTCTCTCTCCTGCTGGATAGCGTCAACTCTCCGGCGATCGAGTTTGGAGACGTGAAGACGAACGACGGTTATCACAATCTCTCGCATCACGGAAAATCCAAGGAGAAGCTGGCGCAGCTCAAGTCCATCGACGAGTGGCATATGAAGCTGCTGGCCGACCTTTTCGGGCAGCTCGCGGCCGTCCAGGAAGACGGGGAGCCTTTGTTGAATCGCACCATGATCGTGTATGGTTCGAATCTGGGCAACGCCAATACCCATGTGACCACGAACATGCCGGTGCTGTTTGCGGGAGGTGGATTCAAACATGGCCGCCACGTGGCCTTTGACACGGCGCATAACTATCCCTTGCCCAACTTGTTCGTTTCCATGTTGCAGCGTCTCGGGTTGGAGACGGATCGGTTTGCCTCTTCCACCGGAACGATGCGCGGTCTGGAGATGTCGTGA
- a CDS encoding DUF1080 domain-containing protein gives MNVYRWLLVTGLVCSQLSAAEEGFVPLFNGKDLTGWINANCAPETWSVRDGVIHCTGRPTGALRTPRHYENFILEAEWRHLSSGGNSGIFIWGTPIAAPGVPFLRGIEVQVLDHGFNIKGKNEWYTTHGDVFPIHGASMKPFGRHNGDRSFPSEERSKPSPEWNHYRIECNNGTLRLHVNGKEVSGGENCNYRKGYLALESEGAPVEYRNIRIKELPSTQTPAELTAPLDQGWKSLFTGLDLRGWQTNAATATRWQARGERIQLTSGTASAQEWLALQESHGDVEWILDVNPEKPAEGKSLQVPSVVIGSPDGQGTSLPLDGAVAGSFKRFSLLIRDHKAVLSQGDKVVAERTLPSSLPAKRALGLQTGGGGASFMNLYLRNLTH, from the coding sequence ATGAACGTATACCGCTGGCTTCTGGTGACCGGACTGGTCTGCAGCCAACTCTCCGCTGCCGAAGAAGGTTTCGTCCCCCTGTTTAACGGCAAGGACCTGACCGGCTGGATCAACGCCAATTGTGCCCCTGAGACGTGGAGCGTGCGCGACGGGGTGATTCACTGCACGGGACGTCCGACCGGTGCGCTGCGCACCCCACGCCACTACGAAAATTTCATCTTGGAAGCTGAATGGCGACACCTAAGCAGCGGGGGCAACTCCGGGATCTTCATCTGGGGAACACCCATCGCGGCACCCGGTGTTCCTTTCCTTCGCGGTATCGAGGTGCAGGTCCTGGACCATGGTTTCAATATCAAAGGAAAGAACGAGTGGTACACGACGCACGGGGACGTCTTCCCAATTCATGGCGCTTCGATGAAACCCTTTGGCCGGCACAACGGCGATCGCAGCTTTCCGTCCGAAGAAAGAAGCAAGCCATCCCCTGAATGGAACCACTATCGCATCGAGTGCAACAACGGCACGCTCCGCCTGCACGTGAATGGCAAGGAAGTCTCCGGTGGGGAAAACTGCAATTACCGCAAAGGTTACCTCGCACTGGAATCCGAAGGCGCTCCGGTGGAGTACCGGAATATTCGCATCAAGGAACTTCCCTCAACACAGACACCGGCGGAACTGACCGCTCCGCTCGACCAGGGCTGGAAGTCCCTGTTCACTGGGTTGGATTTACGCGGGTGGCAAACCAACGCGGCCACCGCCACTCGCTGGCAGGCCCGAGGCGAGCGCATCCAGCTGACCTCAGGGACTGCCTCTGCTCAGGAATGGCTGGCACTGCAGGAAAGTCATGGGGATGTGGAGTGGATTCTCGATGTGAATCCGGAGAAGCCCGCGGAGGGAAAATCACTGCAGGTCCCGTCGGTCGTCATCGGGAGTCCCGATGGGCAAGGGACGAGTCTCCCCCTCGATGGAGCCGTAGCCGGGTCGTTCAAGCGGTTCTCGCTCTTGATTCGCGATCACAAGGCGGTGTTGAGCCAGGGCGACAAGGTCGTCGCCGAAAGGACGCTGCCCTCCAGCCTACCCGCCAAACGTGCGCTCGGTCTCCAAACCGGCGGTGGCGGGGCGTCGTTCATGAATTTATACCTTCGAAATCTGACCCACTAA
- a CDS encoding DUF1592 domain-containing protein, whose product MMTRFHLLGLLVWFGSMSTFAAEIPADLRRFLDRHCLECHDADTQKGKLDLSRLPWELSNPTNLGRWVLIHDRTAHGEMPPPKKPRPSSTDQTAFLRPLSSHLSRSDQQRMDREGRSLQRRLNRYEYENALRDLLHAPWLQVRDSLPEDGEAHRFNKVGEVLDVSHVQMARYLSAADFALRQAMATHAERPATRTQRFYTRDQRSYTGPMKFSVFNTAPERATFPVLGFHGQPDVRSGKAPLTSTNAAERELEGMGVVASAYEPIEPKFNQFKAPVAGRYKVRFHAYSVWVGPGESNKWFIPNLDVVSQGRRDEPVVIYSETPPRLLRWLGKFDVTPEPKVHELEVWLLAGEMLRPDAARLFRSRPGAGRWQNPLAERDGQPGVVFRWLEVEGPLYDQWPPAGHQLLFGNLPLVNRTNRASEPSVVSGNAETNRARERRFDPPAGVDVVSAQPLVNAERLLRVFLKEAYRHPVSGSEVRRFLPVVRSALAQGNSFTDSMIAAYTAVLSSPGFLYLEEKPGRLDDEALAERLSFFLWNTAPDGELRQLARSRMLRRPEVLRAQTDRLLQSPRSRQFVDAFLDYWLDLRRMQATAPDATLYSDYYLDDLLTESALEETQLFFAELLRGDLPASNLVASDFAMLNERMAAHYQLPSVRGVALRRTALPKETVRGGLLTQASVLKVTANGTTTSPVLRGAWVMERILGEKPPTPPPSVPAIEPDIRGATTVRQQLEKHRTLDSCASCHVKIDPPGFALENFDVFGGWRERYRAEMGTNAPQKGIAKSGQKFEFRYALPVDAAGSLPDGRPFQDIREFKRLLLSDERRIARNLARQLTVYATGAPVRFADRARIESLLDGAQKSNYGVRTLVHELVQSDLFRNK is encoded by the coding sequence ATGATGACCCGGTTCCACTTGCTTGGCCTCCTTGTTTGGTTCGGATCGATGTCGACGTTCGCCGCCGAAATCCCCGCGGACCTCCGGCGGTTTCTGGACCGCCACTGCCTAGAATGTCACGACGCCGACACGCAGAAGGGAAAGCTGGACCTCTCCCGTCTGCCCTGGGAGCTCTCGAATCCCACCAACCTCGGCCGCTGGGTGCTGATCCACGATCGAACCGCCCACGGGGAAATGCCCCCTCCCAAGAAACCCCGTCCATCCTCCACTGATCAAACTGCGTTTTTGCGCCCCTTGAGCAGCCATCTAAGCCGGTCCGACCAGCAACGCATGGATCGGGAGGGGCGATCGCTGCAACGGCGCCTCAACCGTTATGAGTATGAAAACGCGCTGCGGGACCTGTTGCACGCCCCGTGGTTGCAAGTGCGGGATTCACTGCCCGAGGATGGGGAAGCTCATCGCTTCAACAAGGTTGGTGAGGTGCTCGACGTGTCCCATGTCCAGATGGCTCGCTACCTGAGCGCCGCGGACTTTGCGCTGCGCCAGGCCATGGCGACGCATGCGGAGCGACCCGCCACGCGAACCCAACGCTTTTACACACGCGATCAGCGGAGCTACACCGGGCCCATGAAGTTTTCGGTGTTCAACACTGCCCCCGAACGCGCCACGTTTCCTGTGCTAGGCTTTCACGGACAGCCAGATGTCCGCTCTGGCAAGGCCCCGCTCACCAGCACTAATGCGGCGGAGCGCGAACTAGAGGGTATGGGAGTGGTGGCGAGCGCCTATGAACCCATTGAGCCCAAGTTCAATCAGTTCAAGGCTCCGGTGGCGGGACGCTATAAAGTGCGATTCCACGCCTATTCGGTCTGGGTTGGTCCTGGCGAAAGCAATAAATGGTTTATTCCCAACCTCGATGTCGTCTCGCAAGGACGCCGGGATGAACCGGTGGTCATCTACTCAGAAACGCCGCCTCGCTTGCTCCGGTGGCTGGGGAAGTTTGATGTGACCCCTGAGCCGAAGGTTCATGAGCTGGAGGTGTGGTTGCTGGCGGGCGAGATGTTGCGCCCGGACGCGGCTCGGCTCTTTCGGTCCCGACCGGGTGCGGGCCGATGGCAGAATCCGCTCGCGGAACGTGACGGTCAACCGGGGGTGGTTTTCCGTTGGTTGGAAGTGGAAGGGCCGCTCTATGACCAGTGGCCCCCGGCGGGGCATCAGCTCTTGTTTGGCAATCTGCCTTTGGTCAATCGTACCAACCGGGCGTCGGAACCCTCGGTTGTCTCGGGGAACGCCGAGACCAATCGCGCGCGGGAGCGTCGGTTCGATCCTCCGGCGGGAGTGGATGTGGTTTCTGCTCAGCCCTTGGTTAATGCGGAGCGGCTGCTTCGTGTCTTTCTAAAGGAGGCTTATCGACATCCGGTGAGCGGTTCTGAGGTGCGTCGTTTCCTTCCCGTGGTGCGCTCGGCGCTGGCGCAGGGAAACTCCTTCACGGATTCGATGATCGCCGCCTATACGGCTGTCCTCAGCTCTCCTGGGTTTCTCTATTTGGAGGAGAAGCCTGGGCGGCTTGATGACGAGGCTTTGGCTGAGCGTCTGTCTTTCTTTCTGTGGAACACCGCTCCCGATGGCGAGCTTCGTCAGTTGGCCCGATCGAGAATGCTGCGTCGCCCCGAGGTGTTGCGCGCTCAGACCGATCGGCTGCTGCAGAGCCCTCGTTCGCGCCAGTTCGTAGACGCGTTCCTGGATTACTGGCTGGACCTGCGGCGCATGCAGGCCACTGCGCCGGATGCGACCTTGTATTCGGACTACTATCTCGACGATTTACTCACGGAGTCGGCTCTCGAGGAGACCCAGCTCTTCTTCGCCGAGCTGCTGCGAGGGGACCTGCCGGCTTCCAATTTGGTGGCATCGGACTTCGCGATGCTCAACGAGCGCATGGCTGCCCATTACCAGCTTCCATCGGTGCGGGGTGTGGCGCTGCGTCGAACCGCCTTGCCCAAGGAGACAGTCCGCGGTGGATTGCTCACCCAGGCGTCCGTTCTGAAGGTGACTGCCAATGGGACCACCACGTCCCCGGTGCTGCGGGGCGCTTGGGTCATGGAGCGCATTTTGGGCGAGAAGCCGCCCACCCCTCCGCCCAGTGTTCCCGCGATCGAACCCGACATTCGCGGTGCCACGACAGTGCGGCAGCAATTGGAGAAGCATCGGACCCTGGATTCGTGTGCCTCCTGCCATGTGAAGATCGATCCTCCTGGGTTTGCCTTAGAGAATTTTGATGTTTTCGGGGGATGGCGTGAGCGGTATCGGGCAGAGATGGGCACCAACGCTCCGCAAAAGGGCATCGCTAAGAGCGGTCAGAAGTTTGAGTTTCGATATGCACTCCCTGTAGACGCTGCTGGCTCGTTGCCCGACGGTCGGCCGTTCCAGGATATCCGCGAGTTTAAGCGATTGCTCCTCAGCGATGAACGTCGGATCGCCCGTAATCTGGCGCGACAGCTGACAGTCTATGCGACCGGTGCTCCGGTTCGCTTCGCGGATCGGGCGAGGATCGAATCGCTCCTCGATGGAGCGCAGAAGAGCAACTACGGGGTGCGAACCTTGGTTCATGAGCTAGTCCAGAGCGACCTGTTCCGGAATAAGTGA
- a CDS encoding amidohydrolase family protein yields the protein MTSHRFAGLWSILMAVGLPLAGVGLTASAADPSSLDVKKTPAYRQLKSRLDATPAIDTHDHLPPFDQIRGRVETDRGFGMTLQSLWQSSYYTWFNPLSPWPKSGRFEEWWTVAAKDFDNARATSFYRYQLPAFTDLYGVDFETLSPQGAADLNRRIFDHYQDRKWVEHVVTERANIELMVMDPYWDRLGLALEYSFAVPAINVTALIRGIHSSDFSSPNDSPYLFGNRAGLKIESLDDYIAMIRRILEDGKMKGAVCLKTTTAYERTLDFEKVSHERALRGWGKPRGQSSPADGKAFQDYVMWQIVVMSAELDLPFQIHTGHARIQGSNPMLLVDLIAANPKTKFILFHGGYPWVGESGAIATRHKNVWLDSVWLPTISYTMAKRTYQEWLEVMPSNRILWGADAHHAEGIYGATEFTRRCLAEALAEKVERGELRLEHAEQIGVQILRENALELFPSMKAKLWKHKGSLPAPK from the coding sequence GTGACGTCTCACCGATTCGCGGGGCTTTGGTCGATCCTCATGGCCGTTGGCCTGCCTTTGGCCGGTGTAGGGTTGACAGCGTCGGCCGCCGATCCGTCCAGCCTCGACGTCAAAAAGACGCCCGCCTACCGGCAGCTGAAGTCACGGTTGGATGCCACTCCGGCCATCGACACCCACGATCACCTGCCTCCGTTCGATCAAATTCGAGGGCGAGTGGAGACCGATCGGGGCTTCGGGATGACGCTTCAGTCTCTCTGGCAGAGCAGCTATTACACCTGGTTCAATCCGCTTTCTCCCTGGCCGAAGTCCGGTCGCTTCGAGGAATGGTGGACGGTCGCTGCCAAGGATTTTGACAACGCGCGTGCCACCAGCTTTTACCGCTATCAGCTGCCCGCGTTTACTGACCTGTATGGAGTGGATTTTGAGACGCTGAGCCCCCAGGGAGCCGCAGATCTGAATCGGCGCATCTTCGATCACTACCAGGATCGCAAGTGGGTGGAGCACGTGGTGACGGAGCGTGCCAACATTGAACTCATGGTCATGGACCCGTACTGGGACCGGCTAGGGCTTGCGCTCGAGTACTCCTTTGCCGTTCCGGCTATTAATGTCACCGCCCTCATCCGCGGGATTCACAGCAGTGATTTCAGTAGCCCGAACGACTCGCCTTATCTTTTCGGTAATCGGGCGGGACTGAAGATCGAGTCCTTGGATGACTACATTGCCATGATCCGACGCATCTTGGAGGACGGAAAAATGAAGGGAGCGGTCTGTCTGAAGACCACCACCGCTTATGAGCGCACTCTGGACTTTGAGAAAGTCAGTCACGAGCGGGCGTTGCGCGGTTGGGGCAAGCCCCGAGGACAGTCCTCTCCGGCGGACGGCAAGGCGTTTCAAGATTATGTGATGTGGCAGATCGTTGTTATGTCGGCTGAACTCGATCTACCGTTTCAGATTCACACCGGGCACGCGCGCATTCAGGGGAGTAATCCGATGTTGTTGGTGGATCTCATCGCTGCGAATCCCAAAACCAAGTTCATCCTGTTCCACGGCGGCTATCCCTGGGTGGGCGAGAGCGGTGCGATCGCCACCCGACACAAGAACGTTTGGTTGGATTCGGTGTGGCTGCCGACTATTTCCTATACCATGGCCAAACGGACCTATCAGGAATGGCTGGAGGTGATGCCGTCGAATCGAATCCTGTGGGGGGCGGACGCGCATCATGCCGAAGGCATTTATGGAGCCACCGAGTTCACGCGTCGCTGTCTGGCCGAAGCCTTAGCTGAGAAAGTCGAACGCGGGGAGTTGCGGTTGGAACATGCCGAGCAAATTGGAGTGCAGATCCTGCGCGAGAATGCGCTGGAGTTGTTTCCTTCGATGAAGGCCAAGCTTTGGAAGCATAAGGGTTCATTGCCTGCGCCGAAGTA